From a single Pieris napi chromosome 7, ilPieNapi1.2, whole genome shotgun sequence genomic region:
- the LOC125051294 gene encoding cuticle protein 7-like, whose amino-acid sequence MYFKIAVISFLVAACQAGLITEGHSAVSSQSITRHDQPTHGAYAPIVAHGAPLIHAGPLVQHVAPISHGAPIAYARDHVEEIAPAHYEFSYSVEDPQTGDHKSQHESREGDVVRGQYSLVQPDGVVRTVEYSADDHTGFNAVVHNSAPSAHAAAAQAQATPLAHAGPIVHAGPIVHASPIVHHAPILHAAPLVHGPVVHAGPFLTHH is encoded by the exons ATGTACTTCAAA ATCGCAGTTATCAGCTTCTTGGTGGCGGCCTGCCAAGCCGGTCTCATCACCGAAGGTCACTCTGCGGTCTCCTCTCAGAGTATCACTCGTCACGACCAGCCTACTCATGGAGCGTATGCACCTATCGTCGCCCACGGAGCACCCCTCATTCACGCTGGCCCCCTAGTCCAGCATGTCGCTCCCATCTCTCATGGTGCACCCATCGCTTATGCCCGTGATCATGTTGAAGAAATC GCACCAGCCCACTACGAGTTCTCGTACTCCGTAGAAGACCCTCAGACCGGAGACCACAAGTCTCAACACGAGAGCCGCGAAGGTGATGTCGTGAGGGGACAATACTCTCTGGTCCAACCCGATGGTGTTGTCAGGACCGTGGAATACTCCGCTGACGACCACACTGG TTTCAACGCCGTTGTACACAACTCAGCACCATCAGCGCATGCTGCTGCAGCCCAAGCCCAAGCCACGCCACTTGCCCACGCCGGTCCCATCGTCCATGCTGGCCCCATTGTCCATGCATCGCCAATTGTACACCATGCCCCAATTCTACACGCCGCTCCCCTCGTTCATGGCCCAGTGGTCCATGCTGGTCCTTTCCTGACCCATCATTAA
- the LOC125051036 gene encoding cuticle protein 19-like encodes MFVKAAVILSVVAVAAAGVVHLGHGYAGEGYGHEAVAYAPVAHVGYEGHDQHVDYHAHPKYDYSYSVSDPHTGDHKTQHEARDGDVVKGEYSLLQPDGSFRKVTYTADDHNGFNAVVHNTAPVHAEYH; translated from the exons ATGTTCGTAAAA GCCGCAGTAATCCTCTCCGTGGTAGCAGTAGCAGCAGCCGGTGTAGTGCATCTTGGTCACGGATATGCCGGCGAGGGCTACGGCCACGAGGCTGTCGCGTACGCGCCAGTCGCACACGTTGGATACGAGGGCCATGATCAGCACGTTGACTATCAT GCCCATCCTAAATACGACTACTCATACTCCGTGTCGGACCCGCACACTGGTGACCACAAGACACAGCACGAGGCCCGTGATGGTGACGTCGTTAAGGGAGAATACTCTCTCTTGCAACCCGATGGCTCCTTCCGCAAAGTCACCTACACCGCTGACGATCACAAcgg TTTCAACGCGGTAGTCCACAACACCGCCCCAGTGCATGCTGAGTACCACTGA
- the LOC125051029 gene encoding cuticle protein 19-like: MFSKIVAFGAILAVANAGYYAYGPAVSSQSIVRHDEALGHLAAPAYAVPLSYAAPLAYAAPVAYAGSYEGHDEHAYPKYDFAYSVADPHTGDHKSQHESRDGDAVHGSYSLVQPDGVLREVHYTADDHNGFNADVHYSGPSYHAQPAYHHY; the protein is encoded by the exons ATGTTCAGTAAA aTTGTAGCTTTTGGAGCCATCCTGGCCGTAGCCAACGCCGGCTACTACGCTTACGGGCCAGCTGTATCTTCTCAAAGCATTGTCCGTCATGATGAAGCTTTAGGACACCTGGCTGCTCCAGCATATGCCGTGCCTTTGTCTTATGCCGCACCTTTAGCATATGCTGCCCCTGTGGCTTATGCTGGATCTTACGAAGGACATGATGAacat gcctaTCCAAAATACGACTTCGCGTACTCCGTGGCTGACCCTCACACCGGTGATCACAAGTCCCAGCACGAGAGCCGCGACGGTGATGCAGTCCATGGGTCCTACAGCCTTGTGCAACCCGATGGCGTTCTAAGAGAGGTCCACTACACTGCTGATGACCACAACGG tttCAACGCCGACGTCCATTACTCCGGCCCTTCCTACCACGCCCAGCCAGCCTACCATCATTACTGA
- the LOC125051295 gene encoding uncharacterized protein LOC125051295: MTLNTFLLLIGFHSALCASFSNVIVRGGSEVIPLEYINYGGPLSYTGPKFAQISAAPIETLVSLSNARPCVSPCVIANTPISGLAPIAGTANAQIVAYKSPVANVPIVLANTDDAAIGYQYAYAVYDEGTGDKKTQSEQSDGSVVQGQYSFIQPDGLLREVIYTADDIKGFNAIVKTVAPEPEPSKKESTEESEESKETPCKKNEQLVEAPKTEEKPTESSAEITEPVNTEPAEITEAVNTEAVTTETTTTTESQNTETVEAKSEEKPSVENPTPTELIKPEFAPNALVSYSDIIDCIQSKRIATANSISPLTYILVPAAKPKPTYKMFSKIVAFGAFLAAANASGHGHAAVSSQSIVHHGGYAAPLAHGHGAQLAYAAPVAYAGPAASLAHGHGAQLAYAAPVAYAAPSAHYDGHDTYAHPKYDFSYSVADPHTGDHKSQHETRDGDAVHGSYSLVQPDGSVRQVHYTADDHNGFNAVVHNSAPSVHPVHAPAHGYQHY, from the exons ATGACTCTGAAT aCATTCCTACTTCTAATTGGATTCCATAGTGCTTTATGCGCTTCGTTCTCCAACGTCATAGTGCGCGGTGGTTCTGAAGTAATACCATTGGAATATATAAACTATGGTGGTCCTTTATCTTACACTGGACCGAAATTTGCTCAAATATCCGCGGCACCTATAGAAACATTGGTCTCATTATCGAATGCCCGTCCATGTGTGTCACCTTGCGTTATTGCAAACACGCCAATCTCCGGTCTGGCGCCAATAGCAGGCACGGCTAATGCTCAAATTGTAGCTTATAAGTCACCGGTCGCTAATGTCCCAATTGTATTGGCAAATACCGAT GATGCGGCTATCGGTTACCAATATGCATACGCTGTTTATGATGAAGGCACTGGTGATAAAAAGACCCAGAGTGAACAAAGCGATGGTTCTGTCGTCCAAGGACAGTACTCTTTTATACAACCTGACGGTTTGTTGCGAGAAGTTATTTACACCGCTGATGATATAAAGGG attCAACGCTATCGTCAAAACTGTAGCTCCCGAACCTGAGCCTAGCAAAAAAGAATCAACCGAAGAATCTGAAGAAAGCAAAGAGACGCcttgtaaaaaaaacgaaCAGTTAGTAGAAGCCCCTAAGACCGAAGAAAAGCCAACAGAATCCTCGGCTGAAATCACAGAACCTGTCAACACGGAACCCGCAGAAATTACTGAAGCTGTCAACACTGAAGCAGTTACCACAGAAACTACAACTACAACCGAATCACAGAATACAGAAACAGTTGAAGCAAAAAGTGAAGAAAAACCAAGTGTAGAGAATCCAACACCCACAGAACTGATCAAACCTGAATTTGCACCAAACGCTCTCGTCTCATATAGCGATATTATAGATTGTATTCAATCTAAAAGAATAGCAACTGCAAACAGTATTTCGCCTCTAACCTACATCTTAGTACCGGCGGCCAAACCAAAACC CACATACAAAATGTTCAGCAAA aTCGTAGCTTTCGGCGCTTTCTTGGCAGCTGCCAACGCATCCGGCCATGGCCATGCTGCTGTGTCCTCCCAAAGCATCGTCCACCATGGTGGATACGCTGCACCTTTGGCCCATGGCCATGGAGCTCAACTAGCGTATGCTGCTCCAGTGGCATATGCCGGTCCCGCTGCTTCTTTGGCCCATGGTCATGGAGCCCAACTGGCGTACGCTGCTCCAGTGGCATATGCCGCTCCTTCTGCTCACTACGATGGACATGACACCTAT GCCCACCCAAAATACGACTTCTCCTACTCCGTGGCTGACCCCCACACCGGAGACCACAAGTCCCAGCACGAGACCCGCGACGGTGACGCAGTCCACGGCTCCTACTCCTTGGTGCAGCCCGATGGCTCCGTCAGACAGGTCCACTACACTGCTGATGACCACAACGG ATTCAACGCGGTTGTCCACAACTCTGCCCCTTCAGTGCACCCCGTCCATGCCCCAGCCCACGGCTACCAACACTACTAA